Proteins from a single region of Fodinibius sp. Rm-B-1B1-1:
- the thrS gene encoding threonine--tRNA ligase encodes MAEQITITFPDGSEKKFPKGVTGYEVAESISKGLAREALSITLDDEIMDLDHPINRDGTITINTWDSEDGKYTFWHSSAHVLAEAIQELYPNAKFAIGPPVENGFYYDIDFGDQTIGQDDLEEIEEKIIELAREKNEFSRKPISKEDALEFYKDIGNEYKVELIEDLQDGDITFYEQGDFTDLCQGPHIPDTGRIKAVKLTSLAGAYWRGDENNEQLTRIYGISFPKQKLLNQYIERVEEAKKRDHKKLGKELGIYMIDQMVGQGLPVWLPNGTVLRRTLESFLREEQKKRGYKEVITPHIGNLELYRTSGHFPYYRESQYNPIQMNDEDEGYLLKPMNCPHHHRIYSNELRSYRDLPLRLAEFGSVYRYEQSGELNGLSRVRGFTQDDAHIYCTHDQLKDEIINVIELTELVFGTFEMPVDIRLSYRDDNDDKYGGATEYWDRAEREIKEVADEMDLDYTIGRGEASFYGPKIDFIIRDAIGRKWQLGTIQVDYVMPERFDLTYVGSDNEKHRPVIIHRAPFGSMERFTSILIEHFAGDFPVWLAPQQVQVIPVSDDFNEYAFKCASKLKEHDVRVEVDTRSEPIGGKIRDAETSKIPYMLIVGGDEESDGTVSVRRHKEGDIGTFDFSKFLSNLTTEIDNKEVPNH; translated from the coding sequence ATGGCTGAACAAATAACTATTACATTTCCTGATGGGAGCGAAAAGAAATTTCCAAAGGGTGTAACCGGATACGAAGTTGCTGAATCTATTTCAAAAGGTTTAGCTCGCGAGGCGCTTAGTATTACGCTGGACGATGAAATCATGGATTTAGATCATCCTATTAATCGTGACGGTACCATTACTATTAATACGTGGGATAGCGAAGACGGGAAGTACACCTTCTGGCACTCCTCGGCACACGTTTTGGCAGAGGCCATTCAAGAACTGTATCCCAACGCAAAGTTTGCCATTGGCCCCCCCGTAGAAAATGGCTTTTATTATGATATCGATTTCGGGGATCAAACCATTGGTCAGGACGATCTCGAAGAGATTGAAGAAAAAATAATTGAACTGGCCCGGGAGAAAAATGAATTTTCTCGTAAGCCTATTTCTAAAGAGGATGCGTTGGAGTTCTATAAGGATATCGGAAATGAATATAAGGTTGAACTCATTGAAGATCTTCAGGACGGCGATATCACATTTTATGAGCAAGGTGATTTCACAGACCTTTGCCAAGGACCGCATATCCCTGATACGGGACGTATCAAAGCTGTAAAACTTACAAGCCTTGCCGGTGCTTACTGGCGCGGTGATGAAAATAACGAGCAGCTCACTCGTATTTATGGAATATCTTTCCCCAAACAGAAGTTGCTCAATCAATACATTGAACGAGTTGAGGAAGCCAAAAAGCGCGACCACAAGAAGCTTGGCAAAGAGCTCGGTATTTATATGATTGATCAGATGGTTGGTCAAGGCTTACCCGTATGGCTGCCCAATGGAACGGTGCTCCGTAGAACGCTGGAATCATTTCTACGCGAAGAACAAAAGAAGCGTGGCTATAAAGAAGTTATCACACCACATATTGGAAACTTAGAATTATATCGTACCTCCGGGCACTTTCCCTACTATCGGGAGTCTCAGTATAATCCTATCCAAATGAATGATGAGGACGAAGGATATCTGTTAAAGCCAATGAACTGCCCACACCATCACCGCATTTACTCGAACGAGCTGCGCAGCTATCGGGATCTCCCCTTGCGGTTAGCAGAATTCGGTAGTGTATATCGGTACGAACAATCCGGAGAGCTAAACGGGCTTTCACGCGTTCGAGGATTTACCCAGGATGATGCTCATATCTACTGTACACACGACCAGCTCAAAGACGAGATCATCAACGTCATTGAACTAACCGAGCTTGTATTTGGTACTTTTGAGATGCCGGTTGATATTCGTCTTTCCTACCGAGATGATAACGATGACAAATATGGTGGTGCTACGGAATATTGGGATCGCGCTGAACGTGAAATTAAAGAGGTCGCTGATGAGATGGATCTTGACTATACCATTGGCCGGGGCGAAGCCAGTTTTTACGGCCCCAAAATCGACTTTATTATTCGCGATGCCATTGGCCGAAAGTGGCAACTGGGCACTATACAGGTTGATTATGTGATGCCAGAGCGCTTTGACTTAACATATGTCGGTTCTGATAATGAGAAACATCGTCCGGTCATTATTCACCGGGCTCCCTTCGGCTCTATGGAACGATTTACAAGCATTCTTATTGAGCATTTTGCCGGTGATTTTCCGGTATGGTTGGCACCACAGCAGGTGCAGGTTATTCCTGTATCGGATGATTTTAATGAGTACGCTTTTAAGTGTGCATCAAAACTAAAAGAACATGATGTTCGTGTTGAAGTTGATACTCGAAGCGAACCTATTGGTGGAAAAATTCGCGATGCTGAAACGAGCAAGATTCCATATATGTTAATAGTAGGTGGTGATGAAGAATCCGACGGTACCGTATCGGTTCGTCGCCATAAAGAAGGTGATATTGGAACTTTTGATTTTTCTAAATTTCTTTCTAATCTCACTACCGAGATTGATAACAAAGAAGTACCAAATCATTAG
- the rpmI gene encoding 50S ribosomal protein L35 — protein sequence MPKMKTHSGAKKRFKKTASGKYMRKKAGKAHILTKKTSRKKRKLGKVTEVNDTQKDNVEQMLPYS from the coding sequence ATGCCAAAAATGAAAACACATAGTGGGGCAAAAAAGCGTTTTAAGAAAACCGCTTCCGGTAAGTATATGCGCAAAAAAGCTGGAAAGGCTCATATCCTCACAAAGAAAACAAGTAGAAAGAAGCGCAAACTCGGCAAGGTAACTGAGGTTAATGACACTCAGAAAGACAATGTCGAACAGATGCTTCCATATAGCTAA
- the infC gene encoding translation initiation factor IF-3, which produces MAKRRRRRPRGNDDRPNSNEEIRASKVRVVHPEDVEKEHEIVPIDRALEIAESYGLDLVEVAPNAKPPVCKVLDFGKFMYKKKKQEKEAKKKQHTVQVKELRFRPNTDDHDLEFKTRHAREFLEGGDKVKATVQFRGRDMLYTEKGEELLQDLAEKLDDVSEIESKPNMEGRRMIMMLAPTGKGGS; this is translated from the coding sequence ATCGCAAAAAGAAGACGACGACGTCCACGGGGCAACGACGATCGCCCTAACTCCAATGAGGAAATTCGAGCATCCAAAGTACGGGTAGTACATCCCGAAGATGTAGAAAAAGAGCACGAGATTGTTCCTATTGATCGGGCTCTTGAAATTGCCGAATCATACGGACTTGACCTTGTTGAGGTAGCTCCGAATGCCAAACCCCCGGTATGCAAGGTGCTTGATTTTGGCAAGTTTATGTATAAAAAGAAGAAGCAGGAGAAAGAAGCCAAAAAGAAGCAGCATACTGTTCAGGTTAAAGAGCTTCGGTTCCGTCCTAATACTGACGACCATGACTTGGAATTTAAAACACGTCATGCTCGTGAATTTCTCGAAGGTGGAGATAAAGTTAAGGCTACGGTTCAATTCCGAGGCCGTGACATGCTCTACACCGAAAAGGGAGAAGAACTACTTCAGGATTTGGCTGAAAAATTAGATGATGTTAGCGAGATTGAATCCAAACCAAATATGGAAGGTCGCCGAATGATTATGATGTTGGCACCTACCGGTAAAGGCGGTTCATAG